aaaatgacatttgaTAGCCCTTTTATTATGCTTATTGCCACGGGCCAAAGTCCGttagattttaaaataaatattttagagTACATTACAGTCAACAGACATACAGTAGTATTTAATATTATTGTTATGTAtgtgtaatgcactgtaaatggttttggattaaagcatctcccaaatgcataaatgtaaatattacagtAATTACACAGATATACCACAGAGAGCAAATCTTTTGACTAATTTTTAATCCCTTCATCCATTTATCTCGCTCTAAATCTCATCATTATTAAATCAGGTCATTCTGtcaattataataattaatctATGATTTATGATTAATATGATAAAGTACTACCCCCTCTTTAACTGGGATAGATGTAGTAGCTGAGAGTGATGCGATGGGGTGaaggagggatgctgcaaacGCTGTCAagggacagaggtgagggacgGCTATATATAAACACCTCTTCGTGCTGATTGGTTTAattacatgaccatgctcctcccgaacttagttaaaggaatactccacttttataaaaataaaatcctgatcatttactcaccaccatgtcattcgaaatgttgatgtgtttctttgttcaagtaagaaaaaattatgttttttgaggaaaacattccaggatttttctcattttaatggactttaatggaccccaacacttaacagttttaatgcagtttaaaattgcagtttcaaaggactctaaacgatcccaaacgaggcataagggtcatttctagtgaaacgattgtcatttttgacaagaaaataaaaaatttgcactttaaaaccacaacttcttgtcttcctccggtcctgtgacgcgacAGCGTGAGCTCACGTAATaggtcatcacgtcaagaggtcacggaggacgaatgcgaaactacaccccagagtttacaagtgtggagaaagaggaccgttctgacgttgttgtatgtggaatgatgctaattaatgtctttgtgtgagtttattgtttaaaatggtccacaaatgtgcgtttacAGGACCGGAGGGAGACAAGAAGtagtggtttaaaagtgcatatttttaatttttcttgtcaaaaatgacaatcctttcgctagataagacccttatgcctcgtttgggatcatttagagtcttttgaagctgcgttgaaactgcaaattttaaactgcattaaaactgttaagtgttggggtccattaaagtccattaaaattagaacatcctggaatgttttcctcaaaaaacataatttcttctcgactgaacaaagaaagacatcaacattttggatgacatggtggtgagtaaattatctaaaaaactttaagaaaatggactaatcctttaatttaatagactttattggaccccaacagtttacagtttcaatgcagttttaatgcagcttcaaagggccctaaacgatcccaaacgagggaTCTTATCTAACAAAGTGAtacagaaaaattaaaaataagtacacaacttctcgtcttgcactagctgtgTGACCTTATGTATTTGCGTAagcacgtcgaaaggtcacgcgtcACATATGTAAAACGCACACTTGGGGACcattttaaaagagtaactgaaattaattagtatcattccacatacaacaacggtGAAACGGTCcttttctccacacttgtaaacactggggtggtagtttcgcatacgcaATGCATGACCTTTTAAAGTGATTACGTAATATGTAAGGTCGCGCTGACGCATCACACGGCTACTGCAAgccgagaagttgtggtttaaaagtgcatatttgttattttttcttgcTTAAAATGACgatggtttcgctagataagatccTTATGCCTCTTTGGGATCATTAAGAGCAAtttgaagctgcattaaaactgtaaactgttaagggtccaataaagtctattaaactgagaaaaatactgaaatgttttcctcaaaaatctaatttcttctcgactgaacaaagaaagacatcaacatttcgGATAAGATGGGCATGAGTAAATAATCGGGATttcttttttatgaaagtggagtattcctttaaataaacttcatttatTTAACCGTTGGTTATTTTTACTTAGACTATGATCAATTTGTGGTTACTACTGAGGTTTTACAACAAATTCCCAAGATAAACTGTGGTTACTGTAGTATAATTTGGTTACTTTCGTAAGGgacatattatattatatattaatattatggctgtcaaaagattaatcgcaattaatagcatccaaaataaaagtttatgtaCAACAtatgtgtgtataattattatttatatataaaaacacacacaatcatgtatatatttgagaattttttttatatttctatataaaatatttaatttctatataatataaattatataaatgtatatacagtatattaatgcaaatatttcttatatatatacatgaatgtgtgtatttatatatacacattatatttacacacagtacacacacatatgttatgtaaacacaaacttttattttggatgcgattaatcgtggttaatcttttgacagccctaatttaatatgtaaataatattGTTATATTATAAAAGAAATTAAGCTGTTGTAAAACTTGAAGTCATTTACACGCTACATGTAAAGTTATATCAAAAATTGCATAAAAGAAAcccaaaattatatatatatatatatatatatatatatatatatatatatatatatatatatatatatatatatatatatatatatatatatatatatatatatatactactGAGGTTTTACAACAAATTCCCTAGATAAACTGTGGTTACTGTAGTATAATTTGGTTACTTTCGTAAGGgacatattatatatatatatatatatacacacacacatataaaaaaaactgttgtatagTCTATTTTAGTATTTAGTTTTCTAAGTATATTACAGTATCCAATGGCCTATATTAATTCACACTAGTTTAAAATACATacacaaatacaaaaatacataaaGATTACATATACATTATTATTCAAGTGACAAGAAATATTAGGTTTACAGTAGGCCTATTATAGTATTTGTTCGTGTTGTTAGTTCTGGCATTTTAAATCTCTAAAGTGTCCCCAATTTAGCGACTTAAGTCACTTTTAGTAACTTTAAAAACGCCTAGACAAATCTAGAGACGAGTGTCGACAGTACTGCCTCACGAGCGCGACGTACAGTACAAAATCAACGCGACATTTAGCGACTCTCCACACAGGCTCTTTCTACTTTCCCACTGAGAATGGTTAGTAACACTTAACTTATCATCCTCCACGTGTTCCCGTGCCAGACTTCCACCCACTCGTCCATTCATCACTCGAGAGACACTGACGCGATCAGATGTCAAGTGGGTGGGGCGCGTCGAGTTTTATAAAACGCAGCCCCTCGCCTCGCGGCGCTCAGATCGGTCTGGATTTTAATGCACGCATGAAGCAGCGCGGCGTCACACGGAGACTTCAAACGCGATTATACGAAGCTCTCGGTCATTCGTATACCTGCTTATTCCCACACAAGCCTTCAAACGCCACCATGACGGGCTCTGACATCTCCCAGATCCTGAAAGAAGGAGAGCTGGAGAAGAGAAGCGACAATCTCCTCCAGTTCTGGAAGAGAAAGACCTGCGTCCTCACCTCGGACAGCCTGAACATCTACGCGGATAACCAGAAGAAAACCAAGAGCAAAGAGCTCAAGCTGCAGTCCATCAAGAAGGTGGATTGCGTGGAGCGAACCGGAAGGTTCG
The DNA window shown above is from Paramisgurnus dabryanus chromosome 23, PD_genome_1.1, whole genome shotgun sequence and carries:
- the phlda2 gene encoding pleckstrin homology-like domain family A member 2, with protein sequence MKQRGVTRRLQTRLYEALGHSYTCLFPHKPSNATMTGSDISQILKEGELEKRSDNLLQFWKRKTCVLTSDSLNIYADNQKKTKSKELKLQSIKKVDCVERTGRFVYFTIVTTDNKEIDFRCSGEENCWNAVITMALIDFQNRKAIQDFKTRQEIDDTSLGRQEKCKARAP